One window from the genome of Nicotiana tomentosiformis chromosome 5, ASM39032v3, whole genome shotgun sequence encodes:
- the LOC138892693 gene encoding uncharacterized protein, protein MEGVELASYHLKGVAYSWFEVWEDFREEGSPPARWSEFVDAFIDQFVLAEIKAARAVEFETLKQGSKNVWEYHVEFVCLSKYVVHMMPTMEARVRRFVQGLSPLVINEAARTSLNSDMNYGRMVVFAQATEAQKLKLRMEHESSSRARSAGNLGNSFRAVPVLCSIFS, encoded by the coding sequence atggagggagtagagttggcctcctatcatttgaaaggggtggcatattcctggtttgaggTGTGGGAGGATttccgtgaggaggggagccctccggcgagatggagtgagttcgtggatgccttcatagaccagTTCGTACTTGCTGAGattaaggcagcccgtgctgtggagtttgagacgcttaaacagggtagtaagaatgtgtgggagtatcacgtGGAGTTCGTGTGCCTGTCaaagtatgttgttcatatgatgccgacAATGGAGGCTAGggtgcgtcgatttgtgcagggccttagccctttggttattaatgaggcagCCAGAACTtctctaaattctgacatgaactatggaaggatggtggtatttgcccaagctacggaggctcaaaagttaaagctcaggatggaacatgaaagtagtagtagggccaGATCAGCGGGCAACCTTGGGAATTCATTCAGGGCcgtcccagtcttatgctcaatCTTCAGCTAG